CGGGCAAGCGCGTGCGCTCGATTCCGCTTCAGGCGGGGTTCGAGGCGGCCTGAAAGGGCCCCGGATCAGGTCCGGGGCCCTCCGCAACCGTGGCGACTTTACAACCGGGACAAGGCCTCGCCCGCATCATCGAGCGCGGCGGCGATGGTGTCGACCAGCTGGTCGATCTGCGCATGGGTGATCACCAGCGGCGGGCTCATCACGATGGAATCGCGGATTGCGCGCACCATCAGCCCGCGCGCGATGCAGTGGTCGCGCACGATCGGCCCGGCTTTCCCGCCGCCGCCGTGGCGCCGGTTGGTGCCCTTTTCGGCAACGATCTCGACCGCGCCGATGAGGCCGAGCGAGCGTGCCTCGCCCACCAGCGGATGGGGCGCGAGGCGCTCGGCCATGGCGGCAGCCAGATAGGGGCCCGTGTCGCGCGCGGTGCGCCCGATCAGGTCTTCGCGTTCGAGAATGTCGAGGTTGGCCAGCGCCACCGCGGCGCAGACCGGATGGCCCGAATAGGTATAGCCATGGACGAATTCCTCGCCCGAGGCGCGCAAGGTTGCGACGATCTCGCGGCTGACGGCGGTGGCCGAGATCGGCAGGTAGCCCGAGGACAGCCCCTTGGCCATCGACACAATGTCGGGCGTGAAGCCGAAATGCTGGAAGCCGAACCAGCTGCCCAACCGGCCAAAGCCGCAGATCACTTCGTCGGCGACGAGCAGGATGCCATATTTGCGGCAGATCGCCTCGACCTTCTGCCAGTAGCCGGGGGGCGGGATGATCACGCCGCCTGCGCCCTGGACCGGCTCGCCGATGAAGGCGGCGATTTTTTCGGGGCCAATGGCCAGGATGCGGTCCTCGATGGCCTGCGCCGCGCGGGCGGCGAACGCTTCCGGGTCTTCGCCAAAGCCCTCGCCGAACGGATAGGGTTGCATCACATGTTCGATGCCGGGGATCGGCAGGCCGCCCTGCACATGCATGAAATCCATGCCGCCAAGGCTGGCCGAGGCGACGGTCGAGCCGTGGTAGGCGTTGTGGCGGCTGATGAAGACGCTGCGGTCGCCCTGGCCCTTGAGCATCCAGTAGGTCCGCACGAGGCGGAACACGGTGTCGTTCGATTCCGACCCGCTCGAATTGAAGAAGATGTGCTGCAATTCGCCGCCGTGTGCCTTGGCCAGCAGCCCGGCCAGACGCGCGGCCAGTTCGACCGGCGGGGGCGTCGCGGTGCGGAAGAAGGTGTTGTAATAGGGCAGTTCGAGCATCTGGCGATAGGCCACTTCGGCCAGTTCGTCGCGCCCGTAGCCCACGTTCACGCACCACAGCCCGGCCATGCCGTCGAGCAGGCTGTGCCCCTCGCCATCGGTGACCGTACAGCCTTTGGCATGGGTGATGATGCGGCTGCCGCCCAGTTCCTGTTGCAGGGCATAGCTCGATTGCGCGGGCAGGTGATGCGCGACATCGAGCTGGCGCAGGGCGGGAATGTCGTGATTGCGGAGAGAGGACATCGTGGACGCGGCCTTTCGAGTATCTATGATCACAGATAAGGTGCGTGCGACGGGGCGTCAACGGAAACGCACGGTTTTTGCGCATTGGACAATTCGCCGGTTGGTGAATTCGCAATCAGACTCTAGGATCGCTGCAAAGCCACAGCGAGTTTGGACAGGACAGGCATGAAGAACGGCGCCACCGGGGCGAACGGGCAGGGCAAGGCCGAGCAAGGCGCACCCGTGAAGGCGCCCGTGGATAAGGCACTCCCGGAGAAGACACTTCCAGAGAAGGCCCTCGCGGGTAAGGCCTCCGCAGCCAAGGTATCGGCCCCCAAGGCCAAGGCTGCCCCCGCGAAAGCCGGTCTCGCGAAGGCCGGCTCCGCGAAAGTGACCGCGCCGAAAGCTGGCCTGGTCAAGGCTGCGGCCAAGCCCGCGCGCACGCCCAGGGTTGCCAAGGCCGGTGCGAAGGCGGCTGCAAAGGCGTCTTCAAAAACCGGGGCGAAGGCTGCCGGGGCTGCGGTCGAGGAAGTGGCCGAGGCCACGTCCTCGCTGCGCGAGCAGGTCTACAACGACCTGCGCTATCGCCTGATCACCGGCAAGATCGCGCCGGGGGTGGGCATTTCGACGCGCGGCCTTGCCCAGCAGATGGGGGTCAGCCAGATGCCCGTGCGCGATGCGCTCAGCCGGATCGCGGCGGAAGGGGCGGTCGACATCCGGTCCAAGCGCGCGGTCATGGTGCCGCGCATGACGCTCGAACGGTTCGAGGAAATCATGCGCCTGCGCACCCTGCTCGAACCCGAGGCGGCGATGGCGGCCCTGCCATACATCAATGCCGAGCGGTTGCGGGCCATCCGCGCCGCCGACGAGGCGACCGATGCCGCGCTGGGCGAGGGCGACGTGAACGCCTACATGGAATCGAACTTCCGCTTTCACTCGCTGATCTACAGCGCGGCGCCGATGCCGCTGGCCAACCGCATGATCGAGAGCCTGTGGATGCAGTTCGGGCCGTTCATGCGCGTGGTCTATGGCCGCTATGGCACGGCCGCGCTGGTCGATCACCATCAGGCCGCCACCAAGGCCATCGCCAAGGGCGATGCCCGGGGGCTGGCCGAAGCCGTTCTGGGTGACATCGGTGATTGTGCCGACCTCATGCAGGACTGGGAACGGCTTACGCAGTGAAAACGGGCGCGGGTTGCTTCATCGGTCAGGCGGCCATCAGGCGCTTGCGGAACAGGCCCTTGATCAGCCAGGCTTCGAGGAAACGGCCGATCACATAGAGCGCGGCGAACAGGCCGGCAAAGACATAGGCCGGGGTCGTCGAGGGCTTGCGGGGGTTGGACTTTTTATCCTTGTCGCCATCCTTGGGCTTTTCGGGCGCGGGCATGCCCAGCGCCTTGTCGATCGGGTTCATCGGCCGTTCGACCTTCTTTTTCCCGACCGGCTTGCCGCTGGCGTCGACTTGTGCGGCATCGGGCTTTTCCGGGCGGGCAAGCAGCACGGTCAACTGGGCCAGCCCCAGAAACAGCAGCGGCGCGAGGAAGCACAGCAGCAGCGCGCGGCTGTTGAGGCGATAGCGCAGGATCGGGCCGGTCGGGCTTTCCTCGATGCGCAGTTCGCCATGGTCGAAGACCGCCATCTTGTCCTGCGCGGCCTGGTCCTTCTTGGTGAAGGTGAGCGTGGAGTCGCGCCGGGTGTGGCTGGTTCCGGCCTCTCCGAACAGGGGTTCGAGACGGTCGAAGGCCTCGTCGGCCGTTTGGCCTGGTGTGAGTGGCAGGCTACCCCGAACATGCCAGATCCAGTCGATGATACGCGCGTTCATGCTTTCTCCGTTGGGAGAGTGTGTCGGTACGGCCCGGATGAAGATCCGGGATGGGGTGGGGGTGTGAATGACCGGAGAGCGGGTGGCGGAAAGGCGGGGGGCTGGCGCCTTTCCGGTCCGTTTCATGCGGCTCGCAGGTTCATTCCGCCGGGACGGTGTCCGGATGACGGGCAAACTTGCCCTTGATCGTCTTCCAGGCGTCGGTGAACGGGAAGGTCATCTGTTCGCGCAGGCCCATGCGGCGCCCGCCTTCCATGCCCAGCACTTCGGCCTCGCCATCGACGCAGGTTCCGAACATGCGGTCGATGAAGATGTAGGTGCCCGAATAGTTGCTCCGGCTCGCCTCGAAATCGAGCGAGTGGTGCACGCTGTGATGCTCGGTGGTGTTGAACAGGAAGCGCCACCAGGCTGGCGTGTTGAAACGCACGTTGATGTGCTGGTAGGTGCTGATGGCCATGCCGATCCCGCCTGCGAGCAGTGCTGCGCGCGGCAGGAAATCGAAGAAGCCGCCGATACCCAAGCCGATCAGGAAGATCTCGACCGGATTGCCGACCGCGCCTTTGTTGATGTTGAGCTGGGTGATGTAGTGGTGAACCGAGTGGGGCAGCCACAGCGGGTACCAGTTGTGCATCCCGCGATGCATCCAGTATTGCCCGAAATCGAAGATGAACGAGATCAGGAAGGCCTGAACCAGAATGGGGAGGCCGAGAAACCAGTCGAACTTGTCCCAGTGGAAGAAGTGCTGGATCGATTCGACCATCACGCCAGAGCCGATATAGTCATCGACAATGCGGATCGCAGTATAGCCGAGTCCGACATAGAAAAGGTCGGTGGTCAATTCTTTCCAGGTCAGCTTCCAGCTGTCGTGACGCGGGAAGAGCCATTCCAGAAAAAGAAGCAAGACCTTGAAAGCAATGCCAATTCCGATTGCCACCGATGCCTTGGCGATGGAATTGGGTGCATAGCACCAGAACAGGATGATCGCGAAGAGCACCGCTGGCTGGAAATAGGTGAAAAATGCCTGCTTCACCGGCCCGCCCTCGACGCGGGGGACGTTTTCCCAGCCCACGGTGACCGGCGCCTGTGTTCCTATCAGCCTGTTACCTACCCGAACTCCGTTCATGTCCTAGCCCTCGTAATACTTGTCCACCCATGTCAGTAATACTTATTGTGGATAAGGTAATACGAACGTCGCCCCGCGTCTACAGTATAATGACAGCAGGGTGCGCACGATTGCGCAGGGAGGGAGAGCGGTCCGGTCGGACTGTTCAGGCAGGGGCGGCGGGTGTCCCGAGCAACTCGCCCACCGCGCGCCAGGCCTGGTCGATGGCGCTGTCGGTATAGGCCGCGCGGCCCGTGTCGGAATTGGCGAGCGCGATGGCGCCGAACGGGCGGCGGGCGACCCGGTGCGGGGCGGCGGGATCATCGTCGGTCCGGGCATCCCACAGCGCGTTGTATTCGGGCGCATAGCCATGGGGCCAGCGGTTGACGGTGATCGCGGCGATGTCGCGCGTGGCGTCGAAGCCATGGGGGCCGAGCGCGCGGGTGAGCAGGTCGCGCGCTTCGTCCTCGAAGCGGGCGAGATCGGTGGCCAGCAATTGCGCGCGGCCCGCGCGGCTCTGGTCGTGTTCGGGAAGGCCGGGCTGGTGGGGGATGTGGGTCAGGTGAACGAGGATCGGATCATCGGGTGAGCGTGGCCCCTGATGGCCGCCGATGGTCACCGGGCGGTCGAGCGAGGCGCTGTGATAGAAGGCCTGCGGGAACTGGATCGAGCCCAGCCCGGCCTTGGCAAAGGCGCGCCAGTTGTCGAGCGCGACGCTGACATAGACGAGCGGTTCCTTGACCAGTTCGTGCAGCGCGGCTTTCTGTTCGGCGGGGAGCGAGGGGACGAGATAGGGTACGATCATCGACCAGCAGGCCATCACGACATGGCGCGCGGCGATCTTGTTGGGTTTTTGCGCGTGGACGGTGACAAGATCGACGCCAGCCCCATCGCGGTTGACGGCGTGGACGCAAGGGGTCGACAGGCGCAGGCGCACGGCGTTTCCGGGGCGGTCGAGCGCGCCATAGTCGCAAGGGGCGAGGATCGATTGTTCGGGCGTGATGCCCGGCGCCATGAATCCGGGGATCAGCCGGGCGACCAGCAGGCGGGCGATCGTGGCATTGCCGTCGGGAAAATGGAAATCATAGCTGCCCCCGGTGCTGGCAAAGCCGCGCGGGGTATAGCCCATGCGCATCGTGCCGCCCTTTTCGAGCTTGAGGCCCTTGAAACCGGGGAAGAAACCGGTGCCCCAGGCATCGAGCGCGCAGATCCCGTCGGCCCCCACGCACCACCAGCCGAGCGGGCGGTTCTGGTAGAACAGCAGTGCTTCCTCGCCCAGCCCGCCGTGCTTCATCAGGTAGTCGCGATAGCTGATGGTGCTCAGGTAGTCCTTGCGCTGCGCCATCGGCATGGCCCCAAGCGGATCGGTGGCGCCCGCTTCGAGCGCGGCGATCTGGGCGCGGGCGGCGGGGGAGAGCGGGGCCTGCGCGAGCGCGTCGCCAAGGGGCCCCTCCTCGGGCAGGGGGACGAGCGCGTCGCGCCCGAAGTGTTCCTTGTCGAAGAAGGCCGCGCGGCCCAGGTGCACCCCCGCCAGCGTGCCATCCTCGCTCTCGCCATCGCCATAGCGGGCGGCCAGCGCGGGCACGTCGATGCCCAGCCGCCGCAGCAGGCCATCGGCTTGCGCGCTGTAGGGGGTGGGGCTTTCGATTCCCGCCGTGCCGCCGTTGAGGATCAGCCGGTGCCCGCGCACCATGAATTCGTTGCGCTTGGCGTGGCCGCCGAAATCGTCGTGGTTGTCCAGAATGAGGATTTTGGCGTCCGGGTGGCGGTCCTGATAGAACAGGGCGGCGCTCAGCCCGCTGATGCCGCCGCCCACGACGACCAGATCGTAAGTCTCGCTGGCCGGGCCTGCCAGCGCCTGGCCGACCTGTTCGCCATCGCGCAAGGCGTGGGCGACCTCGAACGAGCCGGGGTGGGCGCCGCGCATGCCGGTGCGCAGCGGCGGATAGAGGCCGCCCGGTTCGACCGGGTGGAGGGCGGGGGCGGCCTGTGCGAGGGCGCTGCCCAATCCCGTGGCCAATCCCGTGGCGAGTGTGGCGCCTGCCGCAGTGGTGGAGCGGACGAATGCGCGCCTTGAAAATCCATCGGTAAGGCTGTCGGTAAGTCCATTGGCGGAATGGTCGTCGGATGCCATGATCGCGGTTCTTCCCTGCCTGGGGGCTTTACCCTTGCCCTGTGATCACATATCACGATCAAAAGCAATGCCCGAAATCCAGACGGGCCAGACCATGAGGGCGACCATGACCACTACCCCGACCCCCGCCATGCCCACCGTCATGCCTGCCCATCCGACGCGAAGGGGGATTCTGGCCGGATTGGGCGCGGCGGCTGTGGGCATTTCGTTCTCGGGGCTGGCAGGCTGCAAGAAGAAGCCCGCGCAGACGCTCAATTTCTACAATTGGGATACGTATGTCGGCAAGAACACGCTGTCGGGCTTTGAAGAGGCCAGCGACATCGGCGTGAACATGAGCCTCTATTCCAACAACGACGAGCTGTTCGCCAAGCTGCGCGGCGGCAATCCGGGCTATGACGTGATCGTGCCGGGCAACGATTTCGTCCAGCGCATGGCCAGGGCGGGCATGCTGATGCCGCTCGACCACGCCCAGCTGCCCAACATGAAGAACATCCTGCCCCGGTTCCAGGACGCCCCGTTCGATCCGGGCCGCAAATATGCGGTGCCCTATACCTGGCTGGTGCTGGGTATCGGCTATCGCAAGTCGAAGGTCGATGGCGTGCCCGACAGCTGGAAATGGGTGCTCGATTCGCCGCGCTACAAGGGGCGCATCGCGGTGCTGTCGGATGCGGCGGACTTGTGCCGGCTGACCGAGATCTATCAGGGCGCCGACATGAACCGGTTCGACAAGGGGGCTCTTGCCAAAGTGCAGGACCTGCTGATCCGCCAGAAGGACAATATCGCCACGTTCCACGACGACAACGGGCAGGATCTGCTGCTCTCGGGCGATTGCGACATCGTGATCGAGTACAATGGCGATATCGCCCAGGTCATGCGCGAGGACAAGGATCTGGCCTTCGTCGTGCCCAAGGAAGGCTCGATCCTGCAATC
The genomic region above belongs to Novosphingobium sp. IK01 and contains:
- a CDS encoding aminotransferase, giving the protein MSSLRNHDIPALRQLDVAHHLPAQSSYALQQELGGSRIITHAKGCTVTDGEGHSLLDGMAGLWCVNVGYGRDELAEVAYRQMLELPYYNTFFRTATPPPVELAARLAGLLAKAHGGELQHIFFNSSGSESNDTVFRLVRTYWMLKGQGDRSVFISRHNAYHGSTVASASLGGMDFMHVQGGLPIPGIEHVMQPYPFGEGFGEDPEAFAARAAQAIEDRILAIGPEKIAAFIGEPVQGAGGVIIPPPGYWQKVEAICRKYGILLVADEVICGFGRLGSWFGFQHFGFTPDIVSMAKGLSSGYLPISATAVSREIVATLRASGEEFVHGYTYSGHPVCAAVALANLDILEREDLIGRTARDTGPYLAAAMAERLAPHPLVGEARSLGLIGAVEIVAEKGTNRRHGGGGKAGPIVRDHCIARGLMVRAIRDSIVMSPPLVITHAQIDQLVDTIAAALDDAGEALSRL
- a CDS encoding GntR family transcriptional regulator, whose protein sequence is MTAPKAGLVKAAAKPARTPRVAKAGAKAAAKASSKTGAKAAGAAVEEVAEATSSLREQVYNDLRYRLITGKIAPGVGISTRGLAQQMGVSQMPVRDALSRIAAEGAVDIRSKRAVMVPRMTLERFEEIMRLRTLLEPEAAMAALPYINAERLRAIRAADEATDAALGEGDVNAYMESNFRFHSLIYSAAPMPLANRMIESLWMQFGPFMRVVYGRYGTAALVDHHQAATKAIAKGDARGLAEAVLGDIGDCADLMQDWERLTQ
- a CDS encoding sterol desaturase family protein, which translates into the protein MNGVRVGNRLIGTQAPVTVGWENVPRVEGGPVKQAFFTYFQPAVLFAIILFWCYAPNSIAKASVAIGIGIAFKVLLLFLEWLFPRHDSWKLTWKELTTDLFYVGLGYTAIRIVDDYIGSGVMVESIQHFFHWDKFDWFLGLPILVQAFLISFIFDFGQYWMHRGMHNWYPLWLPHSVHHYITQLNINKGAVGNPVEIFLIGLGIGGFFDFLPRAALLAGGIGMAISTYQHINVRFNTPAWWRFLFNTTEHHSVHHSLDFEASRSNYSGTYIFIDRMFGTCVDGEAEVLGMEGGRRMGLREQMTFPFTDAWKTIKGKFARHPDTVPAE
- a CDS encoding NAD(P)-binding protein — translated: MASDDHSANGLTDSLTDGFSRRAFVRSTTAAGATLATGLATGLGSALAQAAPALHPVEPGGLYPPLRTGMRGAHPGSFEVAHALRDGEQVGQALAGPASETYDLVVVGGGISGLSAALFYQDRHPDAKILILDNHDDFGGHAKRNEFMVRGHRLILNGGTAGIESPTPYSAQADGLLRRLGIDVPALAARYGDGESEDGTLAGVHLGRAAFFDKEHFGRDALVPLPEEGPLGDALAQAPLSPAARAQIAALEAGATDPLGAMPMAQRKDYLSTISYRDYLMKHGGLGEEALLFYQNRPLGWWCVGADGICALDAWGTGFFPGFKGLKLEKGGTMRMGYTPRGFASTGGSYDFHFPDGNATIARLLVARLIPGFMAPGITPEQSILAPCDYGALDRPGNAVRLRLSTPCVHAVNRDGAGVDLVTVHAQKPNKIAARHVVMACWSMIVPYLVPSLPAEQKAALHELVKEPLVYVSVALDNWRAFAKAGLGSIQFPQAFYHSASLDRPVTIGGHQGPRSPDDPILVHLTHIPHQPGLPEHDQSRAGRAQLLATDLARFEDEARDLLTRALGPHGFDATRDIAAITVNRWPHGYAPEYNALWDARTDDDPAAPHRVARRPFGAIALANSDTGRAAYTDSAIDQAWRAVGELLGTPAAPA
- a CDS encoding PotD/PotF family extracellular solute-binding protein, whose product is MTTTPTPAMPTVMPAHPTRRGILAGLGAAAVGISFSGLAGCKKKPAQTLNFYNWDTYVGKNTLSGFEEASDIGVNMSLYSNNDELFAKLRGGNPGYDVIVPGNDFVQRMARAGMLMPLDHAQLPNMKNILPRFQDAPFDPGRKYAVPYTWLVLGIGYRKSKVDGVPDSWKWVLDSPRYKGRIAVLSDAADLCRLTEIYQGADMNRFDKGALAKVQDLLIRQKDNIATFHDDNGQDLLLSGDCDIVIEYNGDIAQVMREDKDLAFVVPKEGSILQSDQLCIPAGAPNPKAAHAFINYLLSAQAGADIARTIRYPTPNGAALALMEPDYRNNPVIFPPEAALARCQYATYLGEDAYRAFQDTITRVRAA